DNA from Malus sylvestris chromosome 11, drMalSylv7.2, whole genome shotgun sequence:
CTTATCAATCCTTTCAATCAAACCATCATTGTTCAGGGATCTTATGATTCGAATCAGGGTCAAATCAACAATCACACCCCTATCAGTTCATTAGGCGATTTTTTTGTTGGGCCTGGTTTGGATTTGTTGCTGGAACATTTGGCAGAGAATGATCCTAATAGGTATGGGACTCCGCCAGCACAAAAGGAGGCAGTGGAAGCGCTGCCCGCTGTGACAATCAAGGAGAATAtgcagtgttcagtgtgcttgGATGATTTTGAGGTTGGTGTAGAAGCTAAAGAGATGCCATGTAAGCATAAGTTTCATAGCGGGTGTATTCTGCCATGGTTGGAGCTTCATAGTTCCTGTCCGGTTTGCAGGTTCCAGTTGCCTGCACATGAATCAAAGCGTGATTCAGATATTTCCAGGAATAGCAGTAACTCGAGGGAGAGTGAAGAGATTGGCgatgttggtggtggtggtggtggggaagAGGGAGATGGGGATGGGGATGGGAGAAACGGTAACGGGAGAAGGTTTTCAATTCCGTGGCCTTTCAGTAGTCTGTTTTCTCACTCAGGATCTCAGTCAGGTGGCAGTGGGGGAAATTCATCGTCAGCAGCAGCAAATGGAACCGGAAGCGCTTCTCAAACAGAAGAGAACTGAgtatatttttcaaatatttgagTTGGTATCTGATGTTCTTGTCCATTACGTGGCTACGCTGCTGGTGTACATAGAGTATCTTACTTGAATGTGAATCATGGAATGTTCAAattgtgttttttgtttgttagttTGTTAAAAGGAAGGATGGTCGTTTGTAGATGTTTTGGCCTCCTACCCAGTACCACAAGAACTACTTATGTTGCTATATATACATGATATGCGAGTGAATTGCTTTCTCAACTTATGTTACGTGATATGCGAGTGAATTGCTTTCTCATTTTCCTTCTTGccgctggtttggtattgctgtgctttgaaaaaaaaaaactactgtgagagtaagcggctgtgctgtgagaataagcggctgtgaaataaagtgtttggtaaactttttttgtgAAAGagcttttgcaaaaaaaaaaaaaaagcagtttgacagtgggtcttttcattaaaggagcactgtaactccgtgtgctttgaaaaaacgtcagttttccaaagctgcaaattaCAGCTtgagtttttttctttgatttcagcttattctcacagcagcttccaaaataagccattttttcagtttaccaaacacctaaaaccctcacagctttttttcatgggtgcttttttttaagcacttCACTCCCAATCCACCCCTTAGTCTCATTATCTCAATTATCTCTTAGAAGCCAAGCCATGAGAACCGAACTGAACTTGTatctagacctgtaaacgggtcggaattattgggtttgggtcgggttcaacccgacctgttaagttaacgggtcacccgaactcaacccgttaagctaacgggtcacccgttaacacccgttaacaattattattttttttttttgcataaagtttattttttgttattaagactttactaaaattactaaaatattctCAACTAACTGATgctaacgggtctaacgggttgacccaaagtgacccgttatttaacgggttgttaacggattcacccgttagcgacccgacccgttaagcatccacccaaatacaaatattaacgggttggatcgggttaacgggttgggtctaAAATGCCAGGCCTACTTGTATCATATGCATAATTCAATCTCCGCATCTTGTCGTACAGGTATTAAGTAGAAGCGGTGGATTAAATAACATCAAtataacatgcattgttcagcAAACGATCCTATTAGTAAACGTATTGCATAAAGTCCCATATCGCAATATCGGCAAATTATGTAGCTATCAAAGCCTGCCCATCACATACACTGATGACGGCGGTAGATGTAGATGTTTTCGCatccaaaaacacatattaaaCGAGCCAAGtcaaaatcataagcattgtcATTGGCTAATTTTGAGAACGCCAAAAAGGAAAGGATGAACATCACTTCACGGTCAAGATCTTGATCACTGATGCAGTTCCATCACGGTGCAGAGCCACAACAGCATCTCCGTTCTTGCAGAGCCCCTTTGTCTTGGCATGTTGAAGGGCAAAGTCCAGTGCTTCTTCGGTCGTCTCTGCATGAGAGGCCCTAGAAGATCCCGCGCTTAGAACTGGAACCAACCCACGGAAAATCAGACTATGCCTTGCTGGAGCTTCATCACTGCATGACCAGTCAAATGAATCTGTCTTGATCTCGGGGACAACAACAGACAGTATAGGCATGCCAGGTCTGTACTTGGCCACCAGCTTTGCAGTACTTCCTCCTCTGGTTAGGACCAATATAAGAGCTGCTTTGGACGAGTTGGCTGTTTTAACGGCAGAAGAAGCCAGACTCTCTAGCGGGCTCATGGGCACGGGGGAGTGTTCCATAATCCTTTTGAAGACATCTCCATAATGAAGGGTGCTTTCTGCTTCTACGCAGATTTTTGCCATGGTCCGCACTGCAAGTTCAGGGTATGCTCCTGCAGCAGTCTCGCCACTTAGCATCACACAATCTGTGCCATCTAGAACGGCATTGGCAACATCAGTAGCTTCAGCCCTAGTTGGACGGGGAGATTTGATCATTGACTCCAACATCTGTGTTGCCGTGACCACAGGTTTTCCTTGGATGTTGCACTTGTAGATCATCACTTTCTGTGCAAGGAAGATCTTTTCAATTGGAATTTCCATTCCAAGATCACCTCGTGCCACCATGAATGCATCTGATTGTGCAAGGATGTCATCAAAGTTTGCCACCCCTTCCTGATTCTCAACCTACCAGTCAAATTTTCAAGTAAGAACCAAGGGAAGGAAACAAAAGGTGAAATTCAACTGTTAATAGTATTGCTAACAGTTGCATAGTTTTATGAAACCCTAAAAAACTATCCACATAATGCCACACTGCCAGTAAACCCTTTTTTCTAGACATGATTTTAAGCTAAAAAGAAATCGGTTCATAATACTTTGCATACCAAATGGCACCAAGAAGAAGTAGTCCCAGTAACAAATTTGCAATCACTGATTAATCCAGGCAAGACAAACTTGTACTAGGTTCTCTCTATATAGTCAAAAGCAGTAAAAAGAAGCAGAAAATCCAAAATGGCTCAGTTTATCTTGTCATGAATAATTGAGCTTACCTTTGACATGAGAAGGATATTCTTAGAATGCTTTCCAAGGAGCTTCCTAACCTCCACAAGATCAGAACCTTTCCGGACAAAAGATAGTGCAATCATGTCAATCTTATTTGGAACACCCCACTTGAGaatatcttctttgtctttctCTGTTAAGGTTGGGAGATCCACAACGACCCCAGGAAGATTAACGTTCTTCCTCTCACCAAGAACTGCAGAGTTCTCACAGCGGCATCGAACCAAACCCTTTTGCTTGTCACAAGACAAAACCATAAAGGAGATGGTGCCATCAGCACATAGAATCATGCTCCCTGGCTTGACATCCTCTGCCAGCTTTTTGTAACTCATACAAATCATATTTGCATCACCCTTGAGGGTATAGTCAGTGGAGATGGTGATCTCTTGGCCCTGTTTGAGCTGGACAGGTTTCTCATCTTTGAGAAACCCTGTTCGAATCTCTGGACCCTGTGGTGGTGAATTTTAGAAATAAACAAACAATCAATCAGGAATTAATCAAAGCTTCCATAATTTAATCCATTTGTGTAAAAGTGGGCACTAGTATGTGCTATTAGCAATTTAGCATTAGTGAATCTAGAGTAGACGGTGATCTATTTATCATTCTACTATTCTAGTCATCGTTTGCTGGCTAGGATTGTATTGGATTATATAACTCGCTCGATTCAAAGCAGGTTGAAGGAACAAATGGAGGCCAattcaatccaatccaatccaatgcaATCCTAGGCAGCAAAGTTTCCAAAAATGTGCGTCCCAAGTCCTAACCTACAAACTAAGGGAGGGAATAAATTCATTGCACACCCATTAACAGAGAGAGTGAGGGAAGGGGGAATGTGTCAGTGTCAGCaaattttctaaaaatgaaaaaatcaaacacaaattaTTAAAACTGTGAACCCTAAACACAAAAAGAgcaaacaaaaacaatcaaaGTAGCAAACAAAACAGAGATACAAACAGAAAAGTAGCAAATAAGCAGCAGCAATGCATGTTGTATTGTGTGCTTGAGAATCCGAGGAATTCGGATCAGATGGGATCGGAAGGATGAAAGGAGAGAAGAAAGGCAGACCTTGGTGTCGAGCATGACGGCGCAAAGGATGCCGGTGGATTCCATGGCGGCCCTGAGATTGTTGAGGGTCTCCTGATGGTACTCGTGGGACCCATGGGAGAAGTTGAAGCGGGCGACGTTCATGCCGGCCCTCAGCAGCTTCTCCACCATCGGAACAGACCGCGATGCGGGTCCAAGGGTGCACACGATCTTGGTCTTGGGCCTCTGATCCATTTTTTCCctgaatttcttcttcttcttctctctgttGGTATTTGGAGGAGGAGTTGAGAGAGAGTTGGTGGTATTGTGGGAAAATCTGCCAACGGCGATGTACTTGTCAATGACTCATGATCGACtccgactctctctctctctctctctctctctctctcttgaataaaatgatgtattatataaaatataataataggAAAAAATAAAGTGGCCTTTTGATTTGCGAATACCGAATATCGATGGTGGAAATGGAAGGGAGCAATTAGACCGAGAAACAAGCGTGAAGAGTGTTCGCCGATGCCACtatgtgtttttccttttccttcttctctctttttaattattattatttattttttataagaatTTAATAATGAGAATGGTAAACAAGCATAAGCGTATTCTTCTTGCTGCCTCGGCGACAAGCTAGCTTATTCTATCAGCCCAAGGAAAGGCCAATtacaatttaaatatatgaaccAACAAATAAAGTCATTTATTTGAGAATCTTATGCTATTTTAGTTCGATTTCTTATACTTATTCAGGTCAATTTACACTAATAATTTTTGTAGTTTATTCGAGGTTGAGCTCTCTCTatgtactttttcttttcattttttttatctttgatTCGTTTTCACTTTTAGTCAAATTCATTAGCTAAGtttgtattttctttatcttttttcatttatttttgtcACATCTTTTCATTTGTAAACCcctaattgaaagaaaattttgCCTAAATTGAAAAAAAGTGTGCTAATAATAAAATGAAACCATAAATACGAGTATATGTAAATACgaataaaaaaaactagaacGACGAAAGTGAAAATCCAAGTAACCTACATAAGTTATTCTATTGTTTGTCCACCAAACTGGAATGTTGAAAATCATGATTAGGCTTCTTGTTGTATTGTTTCTAATATTTCTAATTTATAGGAGCAAAAATGCACCAATTAAAACTTTTTATGCGTATTATTATAGTTTATAATTATAGGTATCCTAGCCCTAACTCAGCCTTCCTATGAGGACCGACGAAAAAAGAGAATGCTTCTATTTCTAATTTTCAATTACTATTAGAGTCGCATTCATGCCAAGTCAACAATGGCGTCACTACGCGTCAATACAATCCAATCCACCAATAGGCATCAATATTACCCAAACTCTGCTCTCAGTGACATTTGACTAGCCTGCCACCTCCACGTGTTTTCTATTCATGTATTATAATAGTTAGGAAATTGGAAGTTAGGTAGGCAGGCAGGCAGGCAGATGTTGGCATTGTTCGTAGTTGAGAGTCCGTAAAACTACCGTCTCTTCAAAGCTGACCCACTTGTGCTCGGTTTGGCAAACCCTTGTATTCGTTAAAACTTTTCACAGAAAGAGAAACTTATACACACCTGTAATACGGACACAATAACATCTCTAGTCGTCCTTGTGTGTTGAGTGTATGTACTAGCTGTTAGTTTCTGACCGTAGCACTTATCATGTGACTGACATGTTTATATGGAAGGAGGTCAAAGTTTTTCTGCGTGCGTTGAAGAGCAGAGTGCATTGCAGAAATACAAGTGGAAATGTGTTAGGAGGCTTACATCTCGTCTCCTGTCTCGTGCGGTGCTTATTTCAGCACACCTCCATTTGATTCGATTGTGACTCCCATCCGcaagagaaatttttaattgtgatagGAACATAAATGGTAATAGAagttgtgagaaattttattttttaagtttttaactttttaacacatatgtctcaccatttgtataacgaCACGTGGTGTATCATCATGTataccggtcacactgaaaaatatcTCCAACAGCTAACTCACAAGTCCCAAATAAGCCCTATTAATTATTAAGCTCTCAAGATCTGGTTTGTCTCTGAATCCAAAACCAGCAAAGTCCTCTATTCAAATTCCTATGGGCACAATTGGGCAATTGGGCACGCAGTTATGCGCCGTGCCGTGGTATGGATGTACGGTGTCCCAATTTTCGATACCAATTGCCTTTCTCAATTCTCAACGTCCCTCTAGTCCTATCCACCAGCAAAGCACATAGATATATAGTAACACAGAAAGGAAAACACCATtcacaaaaccaaaaccaaaaccaagtaATGCATGGTCAATCAAATCCAATGTTGGGTGGGTGACTACAAATTCTCGGGTTGTTCGGTGACCAAGAGAACTAAACTCTTACCTCAAAAAATAGCCATGTTAGGTTATTGAGGAAGATGATTATCTCCGAATCCACTTTGTTAGGATACTAAGAATCCTCACATCCTAAcagttcatcatacatcgtgcgatcagtttttgtcaaatactatttgtgtttaattttaaataaaaagatcaaataattaatgactgcacgatacacgataaatgACTAAGATATGAGGACAAAATGGATCCAGATGGAATCCAATTCCGGTTATTGAGACACCGCCCCCTTTTTATTGCCATGTCAACATTATGATCCACTTTTATCTGGTGGGTTCATACTCAGTTGTATATAAAATCACAGGGACTCGTCAAAATACAGAAATTTAGATCATACAactacaattatatatatgttatataatcATATGATATTGGAATTACTACTACTCTTAAGCTCATTTCAAAATTGTATCAGAGGATCAATCATTTCATATCACTTCGTGCTGCTGAGTCAGACATTCCTGTTAAGGGCTTCCTCATCAAAGCATCCATCCACAACCCCTATAAATAAATTTCAGGGTACACTACTGGAAAATTGCTTGAAATCCTTCAAATCACTTTGCGTAAAAGGCCACGTTGCAGGGTAAATCCGTCATGACCATTTAAAGTTCATCGTGGCCTTGTGGTTCTTCTTTGTTCAATACGACTAATTTGTGTTGCAGTTCCTGTCACATTTTAATCCCATTAGACATTTCAATGCTACAGAGCAACAGTAAACATCACTCTTAACGGAACAATACCTTAAGTTTTTCCTCTAAGCAAAGCGCTGGTGTAGATAACAACGCTACGTACCTGTCGCAGGAAACAGAAAAGTCAGACCCAGGTAATACCACTACACTACATATCCACAATGAGAAATGAGaaactctgtgtgtgtgtgtgtgtgtgtgtgtgtgtgtgagagagagagagagagagagagagagagagagagagagagagagagagaaagagagagagagaaagagagagagagctgagcGTGACTTACTCGCAACGACTTGGTTCATCAACATCAGCAACCTCATTTTTCAATCCACATCTAAGTCTGACCTGAAGATAAAATAAGACGTGTAAGACTGCATAtcagaataaaaattaaaccaatagtTATGTGACGTTTGTCTAATTTTCAGCCAAAATGTTAATGGGCAGTAATACTGGTTGTTTATGGTGTCTATTAAAATCATAACCCACCATTGTCTTACAAATTAGAATTTACCATTCTATAGTCTCATTTCTAGTTCTTCATGGAGACTATAAATGTGCGTTTCATAAATGACAAAATCACAGCATAATATATATAGAAACGTGATGATAACTACCTTCAAACTTCTATCAGGCCCATTCCAGCACTTATCACCATTTGCAAAGACCATGACTTTGTACGAGTCCTCAAATTTGTCCCAGCTCCTATTTTTCCAaagattatatataaaaaacagTAAGAAAATTGAAATGCAAGAAACATATgctctctcagtctctctctctctctctctctctctctcacacacacacacagaggtACCTGTGATGGTGACATCATCAGTGTCAGATGCTTGAGTATTTCCTAAGAGAATGCCAACTGAATCTATAATGTTTGCGCCAGCATAGGAATGCCAACTGAATCTATTGTGTTTGTGCCATTATCTACATCAAGCTGCTGCTCCACACCGGGACGCAGCAAGACATGTTCAATTAGTTGGACTTAAAATCCAATGATCTAACCTTTTCCAAAATGACTTGCCAATTGAAGGCAAGGCCAACAATCTAGAAACTAATTGCGACAATGGACAGCTAAGATGTGGTGCTTGACCTATAGCAAGGATCTCTTAGGAGTTAGGTGGAAGAAGAATAAAAGGTGCCCCACACCCAGAAAAAAGAAACATCTAACCCCCAAATGTTTCATCATTCTATGATTAGTGATAACATGAACGCAAAGATGTATTCCAATTTcgaaccaaaatcaacccctTGACAACTTGAGCAAACCCCTAACCCTAAGAGCTAAGAAAATGGTAGATGCATAACTTGATCTGTGTTTCTGTCCACCAAAACAACACCTCCTTTTCTTGTATGACATACATAGGAAGAAAAAGTGGACACCTACCCTAAACGGGTTGTAGAGTGGCCCTCCACCTGGGAAGCTTGTTTATACGGGCATACTTTGTAAACATACCTGAACAGAGAATTTTGCATGCCCAAAGGTCAGATACATCAAACATGAAATTTCCTACAAAATCAAAATACAACACCAAGACATTTGAATGCTTAAAAAGTAAGACAAAGTTCGTAACTTATTCTGCTTGCTTTCAAAACAACGATCATAGAATGAGTAGAACTCCTTATCTGGTCCTGTAATATCAAATAAGAGCTCAGTTTACGAATGCCTAGCAGATAACCAACTAtgccataaaataaaataaacgtaCATAGAGATGCAGCTCAATAGATACTAACCAAAATCATGTTTTAGCTTTTTTGTCAAGCTTGATATTCTTGAACTTATCTTAGACAACTTGGCACTGGATTCGTCATACTCCTTGCGTATACTAGCAGCCTCTGAAAAACAGACAAGGAAAAAGATCTGAAACATTCATATGTTCTTATTTCTGTAATCAAGCACTTAATAACATCCAATTTTTTTACTGACTACCTGATTGGTTCACTGGAGTTTGGAATAAATTAACAGCCTGTAGAAGGTTCCACACAGTTTTTTGTATCTTCTCCAACCAAGATGGAGTACTTGAAGTTGTTACATCTGAAAACAGTTATGTAATACATATAAGGAGCATAATAATCCAATGAAACAGCTTGGGTTGTAAACTGATGAACACAAGTCCACCGAGCAGCAGCATACCTGAAAAGTCTGAATCAGTGTCTGACTCGTATTTGTAAGAAGAATCAGAATCGCCGTGATCCTCCTCTCCAAAATCATTATCTGCCGCTTCCTCCACATCTTCGTCGTCATATTTTTGGTTGTCATCATCTGTTTCTGAAGCATAGCCATCATACTGCTCGTGAGTGTCTTCTTTTACAGCAtcaacttcttctccttcctttgtgGTATCTTCACCAGTCCAACGAGAAGCAACACGGCGGCCTAACTCTTCCCTGGACAATGACTCAGTCTTTTCAGATTCATCCTCACCCTGCAGAAACATaatcaagcaaaagaaaaaacccaTTAGCTCCTAATAAAAGATACCAGCTGGAACTATAAGAAACACTTGGAAGTTTTTGGCTAGTCATGATTTAATTTCACAAGTGAAGAACACAAAATACAATATCAGATAAACTTTAACGCTTCTCACGTTAATATACTACTACAAGCAAAACATAAGATAAAATCCTTGAAGCCCCTTTAAAATATGTATTGTTTTGATGAATATGATGAATATCAACAACTTCAATcttgtcgtacccagtgcacaaggctaaTGCAAGTATTTCTGCTTGACTTCATTTTTCTTATATATAAAAGTGTTAACAGAATAGGAAAAGGCCATTTGGTGGCACATGCAAGAAAGAAGTTTCTAATTATTTAGTATTGATACAACACACTTTACACCTTGTAAGTTTGGAACTGCCAAAATGTGTGCCATACCATCACCAGTCTAAACCTTGATGGACTACCTACATGTCttcatgatagaccttttccCTTTAAAGAACTTAATAGACGAAAGGGTGTTCATAATTTCGCATAGATCAGGTCACCACACTATGTGAACTCAATAGGTGAAAAGAACTAGTGAAGGATACCTTACAAATCAATTAATAAGGCAATCAAAGAGTGTGCAGCTATAAGCTATTACCTCATCAGGAGGCACCTTGCTTCCAGAATCAAATTCATTTTCAGATATAGCAACAGGCTcttctttctgcttttcttcaTGCTACATTGAGACAAAAGCAACTTTTATGTCCCGATAAGATATCGTAATCTAACATGTAATGCAAGAACTGAAAGCTTCAACTGGATAGATTTGTCTTTGTCGAAGAATATTATTTCAAAGTCTTGGTTTACCTGTTCTACACTCCCAACCAACGATCCTTTATGTTCAGGAGTATTACTATGATCATCTTTAGCAGCTAAGTCATCATGGTTCTCTGCTGTATCCTATGACAATGCTGTCAATGTGAGAACTAGTAGAAAATAAACTATTTCAACTACCAGTGAGCTGTGGTTATGGTCAAAGACTAATTTCAAGTAACAGAACTTAtacttatttgtaatttttgtacATGTACATGCATGATTTCAGTCAAATGAATTTAATCAGCAGAAATCCATTTTTAATGCAGATGAAGAATATGTATCTTAGTTTAAGACACTTGTAACCTACATATTTATTTGCAAATTTCTCCAAATAGCACTATACAAAACAGCCCGTGTAAGCAATTAAACTAACCTGAGAAGAGTGAGAACCCTCCAAATTCCCAATTTTCTCTTCATACGTACTTTCTGTACGTCTGACTTCCCCATCAGAGTTTTCCAAATCCTCACTACTGTCCTGCTTAgcttcctcttcaattttggtttttccTTGGTTAGCTTTCTCTTTGGCTTCTTTTCTCTCctgctcttctttttctttctgtaaCCGTTCCTTCTCTTCTGCCTTCTCTATTTGTTCTTTTTGTTCTACACAACAGGTGaggagaaaacaaaaactgttaTGACATTTAACCATTGTATTACCAGATAATAGGAGAGATTTAAGTTATTTACATTTATCAACCTCAGCATCGGCACAACAGTCAATGACTCAACATGCCTAGAAAATGCATagagaggagagaagggagaagaaaaaaaaatcttacatCCATTATTCAAAAGTGATAAGCCTTTTCTTTTTAAGAATTTGCCAAAATTATTAAATTCCCACAACAGAAAATATATTGtcttagaagaagaagaaataagaaTAACTTTGTAAGAATAGGACATGACAAAACAGAAGTATACCTTTTAGCTGGTCAACAAGCTTTTTCAGTATTTTCTCCTCACTTTGCAACTTTGATAGTTCTGCTTCATCTTTGGCCATAGCTATTTTGGCTTGTTCAACTTCCTGCTTTCGTATAGCTACCCCCTCTTGGTAAGTAGAAATCTTCTTTTTGAGCTTATCTCTAGCCACTTTCCCAGCCTCCCAACATGTATTTGGGCACTTTACTTGACCATCGTATTCATCACTCCCATCACAGCAGTCTGCAGATTGCAGACAGGGAACAATGCATAACAGATTAAATAAATCAGCCGGGtaaattaattgtttgatttttATGTTAAGGAATGGAGAACTGGTTTTCTTAAGAGGTAACGTATCAACTTTATGAGGCTTTTTTCTAAACCTCTCTTTCCCTTTGCCGACTCGTCTTGCAAAAATGAAACACAAAAATGCAGCATGTCTGTGATGGTGCTCATAACAAATAACTTGTGCAGCTATTTGTATTGGCACAAACACTTACCGCAAATTCCATCATTCACTCTAGACGAAAATATCAGGAGAGGAGCGTGTCCCACATTCCGACAATAAAATTTTCCAGCTGGGCAAGCAGATGTACCTGCAACCCCCCAAATCCAAGTTCAACCATGAGCGAAACAGTACATCAAGTCAAGAAACTTAAATTAATCAGACACGTAAAACCACACCGAATTCTAGCAAGGAGTTAATAGAAAGTTGATCGCTCTGAAACAATATATACATTGAGAGAGAGCCCCATTTGGCTAAAACATTGTATTAAAGTAAGGAACAACCAAATCTACAAGTAAA
Protein-coding regions in this window:
- the LOC126589370 gene encoding E3 ubiquitin-protein ligase SIRP1-like; the encoded protein is MEDAIAARYWCHRCSEIVNPIMEVEMKCPLCQSGFIEEMNGTMRDNQDADSDFGSDRALSLWAPILLGMMNNPRRRRRLRRLDFDEDRLRRLDFDEDDDDDNDNDDGETRQGGDTELDRELESIIRRRRRSSASILQLLQGIRAGLASESENSEGDRDRDRGRERERERERVILINPFNQTIIVQGSYDSNQGQINNHTPISSLGDFFVGPGLDLLLEHLAENDPNRYGTPPAQKEAVEALPAVTIKENMQCSVCLDDFEVGVEAKEMPCKHKFHSGCILPWLELHSSCPVCRFQLPAHESKRDSDISRNSSNSRESEEIGDVGGGGGGEEGDGDGDGRNGNGRRFSIPWPFSSLFSHSGSQSGGSGGNSSSAAANGTGSASQTEEN
- the LOC126589368 gene encoding pyruvate kinase, cytosolic isozyme; this translates as MDQRPKTKIVCTLGPASRSVPMVEKLLRAGMNVARFNFSHGSHEYHQETLNNLRAAMESTGILCAVMLDTKGPEIRTGFLKDEKPVQLKQGQEITISTDYTLKGDANMICMSYKKLAEDVKPGSMILCADGTISFMVLSCDKQKGLVRCRCENSAVLGERKNVNLPGVVVDLPTLTEKDKEDILKWGVPNKIDMIALSFVRKGSDLVEVRKLLGKHSKNILLMSKVENQEGVANFDDILAQSDAFMVARGDLGMEIPIEKIFLAQKVMIYKCNIQGKPVVTATQMLESMIKSPRPTRAEATDVANAVLDGTDCVMLSGETAAGAYPELAVRTMAKICVEAESTLHYGDVFKRIMEHSPVPMSPLESLASSAVKTANSSKAALILVLTRGGSTAKLVAKYRPGMPILSVVVPEIKTDSFDWSCSDEAPARHSLIFRGLVPVLSAGSSRASHAETTEEALDFALQHAKTKGLCKNGDAVVALHRDGTASVIKILTVK
- the LOC126589367 gene encoding glucosidase 2 subunit beta-like isoform X2; translated protein: MKMKVKPSFIAAALCVLCVLSLSLESISISIVGSASSSPTTNQFLGISPQDEIYYKSSEVIKCKDGSKKFSRAQLNDDFCDCPDGTDEPGTSACPAGKFYCRNVGHAPLLIFSSRVNDGICDCCDGSDEYDGQVKCPNTCWEAGKVARDKLKKKISTYQEGVAIRKQEVEQAKIAMAKDEAELSKLQSEEKILKKLVDQLKEQKEQIEKAEEKERLQKEKEEQERKEAKEKANQGKTKIEEEAKQDSSEDLENSDGEVRRTESTYEEKIGNLEGSHSSQHEEKQKEEPVAISENEFDSGSKVPPDEGEDESEKTESLSREELGRRVASRWTGEDTTKEGEEVDAVKEDTHEQYDGYASETDDDNQKYDDEDVEEAADNDFGEEDHGDSDSSYKYESDTDSDFSDVTTSSTPSWLEKIQKTVWNLLQAVNLFQTPVNQSEAASIRKEYDESSAKLSKISSRISSLTKKLKHDFGPDKEFYSFYDRCFESKQNKYVYKVCPYKQASQVEGHSTTRLGSWDKFEDSYKVMVFANGDKCWNGPDRSLKVRLRCGLKNEVADVDEPSRCEYVALLSTPALCLEEKLKELQHKLVVLNKEEPQGHDEL
- the LOC126589367 gene encoding glucosidase 2 subunit beta-like isoform X1 — encoded protein: MKMKVKPSFIAAALCVLCVLSLSLESISISIVGSASSSPTTNQFLGISPQDEIYYKSSEVIKCKDGSKKFSRAQLNDDFCDCPDGTDEPGTSACPAGKFYCRNVGHAPLLIFSSRVNDGICDCCDGSDEYDGQVKCPNTCWEAGKVARDKLKKKISTYQEGVAIRKQEVEQAKIAMAKDEAELSKLQSEEKILKKLVDQLKEQKEQIEKAEEKERLQKEKEEQERKEAKEKANQGKTKIEEEAKQDSSEDLENSDGEVRRTESTYEEKIGNLEGSHSSQDTAENHDDLAAKDDHSNTPEHKGSLVGSVEQHEEKQKEEPVAISENEFDSGSKVPPDEGEDESEKTESLSREELGRRVASRWTGEDTTKEGEEVDAVKEDTHEQYDGYASETDDDNQKYDDEDVEEAADNDFGEEDHGDSDSSYKYESDTDSDFSDVTTSSTPSWLEKIQKTVWNLLQAVNLFQTPVNQSEAASIRKEYDESSAKLSKISSRISSLTKKLKHDFGPDKEFYSFYDRCFESKQNKYVYKVCPYKQASQVEGHSTTRLGSWDKFEDSYKVMVFANGDKCWNGPDRSLKVRLRCGLKNEVADVDEPSRCEYVALLSTPALCLEEKLKELQHKLVVLNKEEPQGHDEL